In Tumebacillus amylolyticus, the genomic stretch TGATGCCCGCTTGCGGGTTCGTCTTGTGCAGAACTTGCCCCGTGTACGGATTCACGTACGCCGTCGCGTTGCCGATGTCCGCGGGGTTGTAGCCTTGCTCCAAACTCACCGTCACCGCTTGCTTCCCGTCTGCGGGGAGTTTCACGTTCAACCACTGCGCATCCGGATACTTCGACTGTACGTTTTGCAGCAGGGAATCGACCGGCAGGGGAGAGCCCTCCGGCTTCACTTGTGTCACAGACTTCGGCACAACTTCCTGCGTCGGGCTCCCAAACCAACCGAACACATACTTGTCGAGCGTCATCGCCGTTCCCGTAAGCGTCAACACCAGCAAGAGCGGAACCGATAGAATCCCGAGCGACTTGTGCAGGTCGCGCTGGAACATCAGTTTTCCTTTGTTGCGCACGATGCGGAAGCCGAGCGCGAACTTGCGAAGCCCCGGCCACCAGAGATAGGCGCCCGTTCCCAGCACGAGCGTCAGCGCAATCCCCATCACCGCATTGACGACCTGCGCCGTCTGTTTCCCGAACAAATCCCCAAGCAGCAGGTAGCGATGAATCTTCAACACCCACGAGATGAACGTCGCCCCGGCCCCCGATTGCCCCAGCACATTCCCCGTGCCCGGATCGAGGTAGAGTTCTTGCGACCCGCCGCTTTTCTTCGAGAGGCGAACATGGTACCGCCCGTCTGCCTTCTCCGGCGACTCCACCGAATCGACATGCGCATCCGGGTACACCTTCGTTACAGTCGCAAGCACCGTCTCAACCGGCACCCGGCCCGGCGTCGTTGCATACAACTCCGGGTCCACCCACTTCTGGATATCTTCTTTCAAAACCAAGATCGAACCGGTCAAACAAATCATCACGAAAAACAAACCAACCCCCAAACTCAACCACAGATGCAACTTCAACATCCACTTCCGCACAGCCCAACACACTCCTTGTATATGATAGTGATAATCATTATCAACGACAACGGTGCAAGCATACCTCCTCGGAATTTTAGTTGTCAATACGGAATTCTCAAAAATCTAAACTTGACGGAACGCGAAGGAACTGGTACATTTGGGCATGTAAGTGATAACGATTATCATTACCAAATGCTGAGGGGGATTCCTCGTTATGAATAAGATGAAAAAAATGACCAAGGCTCTGATCGGCCTTGCTGTACTTAGTTCACTCGCACTCGTCGGCTGCTCGTCGTCCCAAGACGCCGCAGCTCCGACTACAGATAAGAAAGAAACTCCGCAAGCGCAAACCCAAGCACTCGATCTCAAAGAGCCGATCGCGCAATA encodes the following:
- a CDS encoding PepSY domain-containing protein, which produces MRKWMLKLHLWLSLGVGLFFVMICLTGSILVLKEDIQKWVDPELYATTPGRVPVETVLATVTKVYPDAHVDSVESPEKADGRYHVRLSKKSGGSQELYLDPGTGNVLGQSGAGATFISWVLKIHRYLLLGDLFGKQTAQVVNAVMGIALTLVLGTGAYLWWPGLRKFALGFRIVRNKGKLMFQRDLHKSLGILSVPLLLVLTLTGTAMTLDKYVFGWFGSPTQEVVPKSVTQVKPEGSPLPVDSLLQNVQSKYPDAQWLNVKLPADGKQAVTVSLEQGYNPADIGNATAYVNPYTGQVLHKTNPQAGITLYQRWKRGLHFASWGGLFSKLLYVLIGVLPLFFMVTGLAIWRIKVSLKSKRKRKLVVVPT